Proteins from a genomic interval of Ndongobacter massiliensis:
- the galE gene encoding UDP-glucose 4-epimerase GalE — translation MESNNKTILVTGGLGYIGSHTCVELQQQGWRVLIIDNLYNAKRDVVDRIAKITGTRPIFYEADVRDEAALSAIFAQWQIDGVIHFAGYKAVGESVQKPLLYYENNLDSTLRLLRVMQQYDVGVLVFSSSATVYDASNASPLREGMRRGAINPYGQTKVMIEQILEDLSRADARWHPVLLRYFNPIGAHPSGLLGESPVGIPNNLMPYICQVAAGKLQQLHIFGDDYDTPDGTGVRDYIHVMDLARGHVAALAHADRPGVQIYNLGTGRGTSVLELVHAFEKANYLHIPYVVDGRRPGDNATVYADCERAKRELGWRAEETLEEACRSAWNFQQNSEDISQ, via the coding sequence ATGGAGTCGAATAATAAAACGATTCTGGTAACCGGCGGGCTGGGCTATATCGGTTCCCATACCTGTGTGGAATTGCAACAGCAGGGCTGGCGAGTTCTCATTATTGACAATTTATACAATGCAAAACGGGATGTTGTCGATCGGATTGCGAAAATTACGGGGACGCGTCCCATTTTTTACGAAGCAGATGTGCGTGATGAAGCGGCGTTGTCGGCGATCTTTGCACAGTGGCAGATCGACGGTGTCATTCACTTTGCGGGTTACAAAGCGGTCGGCGAATCCGTACAAAAACCGCTGCTCTATTACGAAAACAATTTGGATTCAACCTTGCGTTTGCTCCGGGTTATGCAGCAATACGATGTGGGCGTTCTGGTATTCAGTTCTTCTGCCACGGTATATGATGCATCCAATGCCAGTCCGTTGCGAGAAGGTATGCGGCGCGGTGCCATCAATCCGTATGGACAGACAAAGGTGATGATCGAGCAGATACTCGAGGATCTTTCGCGCGCGGATGCGCGGTGGCATCCGGTGCTGCTGCGCTATTTCAACCCCATCGGCGCGCACCCCTCTGGGCTGCTCGGCGAATCCCCGGTGGGAATTCCCAATAACCTCATGCCGTATATCTGCCAGGTGGCGGCGGGGAAGTTGCAGCAGCTGCATATTTTCGGAGATGATTATGATACGCCGGACGGCACTGGTGTGCGCGATTATATTCATGTCATGGATCTCGCACGCGGTCATGTGGCGGCGCTGGCACACGCGGATCGGCCGGGTGTTCAGATCTACAATCTGGGAACGGGGCGCGGCACCAGTGTCTTGGAACTGGTTCATGCTTTTGAAAAAGCAAATTATCTGCACATTCCCTACGTCGTCGACGGACGGCGTCCGGGCGACAATGCCACCGTCTATGCCGATTGCGAGCGGGCAAAGCGGGAATTGGGCTGGCGCGCGGAAGAGACCTTGGAAGAAGCCTGTCGAAGCGCTTGGAATTTTCAGCAAAACTCCGAGGATATTTCACAATAA
- a CDS encoding M15 family metallopeptidase, with product MMTNKQEMIRQMARKRRREQRRKQRHKRNVVLGVATLAVLLVTLRFAVKKWNDNTSAMSARYIESTSPYQSSSKAETSQQSASAEANEGDEASPQIAYLSEEEVERIAPPDRTAKNQVQGFQDLLDGFLVTKEDAVLYNRNSAKSMEVAILPQGTYVETFGEEEGWTKVASGNQQGYIRNRQLEVVTDGSLFKVVKGKIIVNRTYGVASTYKAVFNEEAAAALRVMLEAMDRAGVQVEVGAQVRDASEEAKELVLMGNPENAPEPGHSVFQTGYGVQFYAPGTDPRMDNQFDKTEQFAWLKEHAAEYGFILRYPQGSEAITGYRADPTIYYYVGVEDATAMRDAGQTMEEYYGVE from the coding sequence ATGATGACCAATAAACAAGAAATGATACGGCAAATGGCCCGGAAGCGGAGACGCGAACAACGGCGCAAACAAAGGCATAAGCGCAATGTCGTGCTGGGTGTGGCGACGTTGGCGGTGTTGTTGGTGACGCTGCGTTTTGCTGTGAAAAAGTGGAATGATAATACCAGCGCGATGAGTGCGCGCTATATTGAGAGTACAAGTCCATACCAAAGCTCTTCGAAAGCGGAAACGTCGCAGCAGTCGGCGTCCGCGGAAGCAAACGAGGGGGACGAGGCGTCCCCGCAGATTGCTTACCTCTCGGAAGAGGAAGTGGAGCGGATTGCCCCGCCGGACCGGACGGCTAAAAATCAGGTACAGGGTTTTCAGGACCTATTAGATGGATTTTTAGTGACGAAAGAAGATGCCGTGCTTTACAACCGAAATTCCGCCAAGTCGATGGAAGTTGCGATTCTTCCACAGGGAACCTACGTGGAGACCTTCGGGGAGGAAGAAGGCTGGACGAAAGTGGCAAGCGGCAACCAGCAGGGCTATATTCGCAATCGCCAGCTGGAAGTGGTGACGGACGGCAGTTTGTTCAAAGTCGTTAAGGGCAAGATCATTGTCAATCGCACTTACGGCGTGGCGTCGACCTATAAAGCCGTCTTCAATGAAGAAGCCGCGGCGGCGTTGCGCGTTATGCTGGAGGCAATGGATCGCGCCGGTGTGCAAGTCGAAGTCGGGGCACAGGTGCGTGATGCGAGCGAGGAAGCGAAGGAATTGGTGTTGATGGGCAATCCGGAAAATGCCCCGGAACCCGGTCATTCCGTTTTTCAAACGGGTTATGGCGTGCAGTTTTACGCGCCGGGTACGGATCCGCGCATGGACAATCAATTTGATAAGACAGAGCAGTTTGCCTGGCTGAAGGAGCATGCGGCAGAATACGGCTTTATTTTGCGTTATCCGCAGGGCAGCGAGGCTATAACGGGGTATCGTGCCGATCCGACGATCTATTACTATGTCGGGGTCGAGGATGCGACGGCGATGCGCGATGCGGGACAAACGATGGAAGAGTATTATGGAGTCGAATAA
- a CDS encoding Cof-type HAD-IIB family hydrolase gives MKGPISLIAVDIDGTLVNKEKELLPKTRNVLLTAQEQGIRLALVSGRAVSGLTRYEKLLQMRTYGGFLVGINGGEVYDCATGQFLKKTGMDRDLCRRYFAFWHTRQVSRYAYGEKYLYTDHPDAYCLESLSVCNCLEPRFINLDEPSLPEEPMKLMITGDPSYLEKEREKIPEELRKSLSLTFSSPNYLEAMNPGITKAVGLSFLQEKLQIPKSELWVFGDGENDMPMLRIAGHAVVMETAVDLVKTVADGIAPSSDKDGIGVYLAPFLEKK, from the coding sequence TAGTGAATAAGGAGAAAGAGCTGTTGCCGAAAACGCGTAATGTACTTTTAACCGCACAAGAGCAGGGCATTCGTCTGGCCTTGGTGTCGGGGCGTGCGGTCAGCGGCTTGACGCGTTACGAAAAATTGTTGCAAATGCGGACGTATGGTGGCTTTTTGGTCGGCATCAACGGGGGCGAAGTCTATGATTGTGCGACCGGGCAATTTCTCAAAAAAACCGGCATGGACCGGGATCTCTGTCGTCGCTATTTTGCATTTTGGCACACGCGGCAAGTTTCTCGCTACGCTTATGGAGAAAAGTATCTGTATACGGATCACCCGGATGCCTATTGTCTAGAAAGTTTATCCGTTTGCAACTGTTTGGAGCCGCGCTTCATAAATCTGGATGAACCGTCTTTGCCGGAAGAACCGATGAAACTTATGATTACCGGAGATCCCTCTTACTTAGAAAAAGAAAGGGAAAAAATCCCCGAAGAATTGCGGAAAAGTCTGAGTCTGACCTTTTCGTCGCCGAACTACCTGGAAGCGATGAATCCGGGGATTACGAAGGCGGTTGGGCTTTCTTTTTTACAGGAAAAACTCCAAATTCCAAAATCGGAACTTTGGGTATTCGGAGACGGCGAAAACGATATGCCGATGTTGCGTATTGCGGGGCATGCGGTGGTCATGGAAACCGCCGTCGATTTGGTGAAAACCGTGGCGGACGGGATTGCTCCGAGCAGTGATAAGGACGGAATCGGGGTTTATTTGGCACCGTTTTTGGAGAAAAAGTAG
- a CDS encoding Veg family protein, which yields MLDNQTLNSIKCEVEENIGRRVVLKADKGRKRIITKEGIIDNAFKDVFTVRINNEFDVERTVSYTYADILTSTVTLTICQ from the coding sequence TTGTTAGATAATCAGACATTAAATTCAATTAAGTGCGAGGTCGAAGAGAATATTGGCCGTCGTGTGGTGTTAAAGGCGGACAAAGGGAGAAAGCGGATTATCACAAAAGAAGGCATTATCGACAATGCTTTTAAGGATGTGTTTACGGTGCGCATCAATAATGAATTCGACGTCGAACGAACGGTTTCATACACCTACGCCGATATTTTAACATCGACGGTGACGCTGACGATCTGTCAGTAA
- the ispE gene encoding 4-(cytidine 5'-diphospho)-2-C-methyl-D-erythritol kinase yields the protein MELEMRANAKINMALEVLGEREDGYHEIDTVMQEIDLCDRIEMETGRGGFALTCDNPALELNANNLIYRAWQLLRGRAVDDSVIIHVEKCIPIAAGLAGGSSNAAATLVGLNRLWNLGLSDDELRALGLELGSDVPFFIAGGTARARGRGEQLQTMKSFRGHSLVLLNIGKQVSSHYVYDRVSYGTNSLDELVERMALDSPKAFALMQNRMESVTFALLPELVTLREELERQGALVARMSGSGPTLFGLFEDDRAAQQAAERFRGRVATVLTAHTV from the coding sequence ATGGAACTTGAAATGCGGGCAAATGCAAAAATCAATATGGCCCTAGAAGTATTGGGGGAGCGCGAAGACGGCTATCACGAGATTGATACCGTAATGCAGGAGATTGATCTTTGCGATCGAATTGAAATGGAAACGGGGCGCGGCGGCTTTGCGCTGACCTGTGATAATCCGGCTTTAGAGCTCAATGCAAATAATCTGATTTATCGGGCATGGCAGCTGCTTCGCGGTCGTGCCGTGGATGATTCGGTGATTATTCATGTGGAGAAGTGCATTCCAATTGCCGCGGGATTGGCGGGCGGCAGCTCGAATGCAGCGGCAACGCTGGTGGGTTTGAATCGACTGTGGAACTTGGGACTCAGTGACGACGAGTTGCGTGCATTGGGGCTGGAGTTGGGTTCGGATGTGCCCTTTTTTATTGCCGGAGGAACGGCAAGGGCGCGCGGCCGGGGCGAACAGCTGCAAACGATGAAGAGTTTCCGTGGGCATTCGCTGGTCCTTTTGAATATTGGCAAACAGGTGAGTTCGCATTATGTGTATGATCGCGTGTCCTATGGAACCAACTCGCTGGATGAATTGGTGGAACGCATGGCTTTGGACAGCCCCAAGGCATTTGCCCTTATGCAAAACCGCATGGAATCGGTGACTTTCGCGCTTTTGCCGGAATTGGTGACATTGCGGGAAGAATTGGAACGACAGGGAGCACTGGTCGCACGCATGAGCGGTAGCGGGCCGACGCTCTTCGGCCTTTTTGAAGATGACCGGGCGGCGCAGCAGGCGGCGGAACGTTTTCGCGGTCGTGTGGCAACGGTTTTAACTGCCCACACGGTATAA
- a CDS encoding glucosyltransferase domain-containing protein — protein MEGGAWAFSCPRISPTGPQCSHNALGNRCNRAFFIACASFCIVQVLPIDSVRHQFLLCGLLSTNLAVTALSATYLYEFDFDMLALLLATASVYLWSRTKRGLLPGAVLLALSMGIYQAYFSVAVTLILLLSLNRLWNNEERVLQSGLSGIAFLVLGGVLYMLLNRISLSFMSIHPQPVPNSFLNLFKNFSPALLADTYLFWGKKMIRQIPAYSLVTECLLNGILLLSGVWKWMAYKKQKTRKKTNYILLVLLLGLLPLGINCIFIMTGGFAHDLMCYSFPLIYLLFLLDPAGNSQKQQPIKTFRKRCGQMIASIVIVCMLWGNIVSANVLYTKKDLEQRATYAKMIQISNRLQTEPGYVPGETEVAFIGGVSLTPLPIKSDYYAVTGASAEPIWTGAPKRIFNLYQAYFRFILQTPLKSCSYEEFEALKKDPRVRKMEFFPAESSLQWIDGIVVFKISEE, from the coding sequence GTGGAAGGTGGAGCTTGGGCGTTTTCTTGTCCCCGTATATCGCCAACTGGTCCGCAGTGCAGTCACAACGCCTTGGGTAATAGGTGTAATCGGGCTTTTTTTATAGCGTGTGCCTCTTTTTGTATTGTACAGGTTTTACCCATTGATTCGGTTCGTCACCAATTTCTGCTCTGCGGTTTATTGAGCACAAATCTCGCAGTTACTGCGCTCAGCGCTACCTACCTCTACGAGTTTGACTTTGATATGCTTGCCTTGCTCTTGGCAACTGCCTCCGTTTATCTGTGGAGCCGTACAAAGCGGGGTCTTTTACCGGGCGCCGTATTGCTTGCTTTGTCTATGGGCATCTATCAAGCCTACTTTTCCGTTGCGGTCACACTCATTCTCTTACTATCCCTGAATCGTCTGTGGAACAATGAGGAGCGGGTTCTGCAAAGCGGATTGTCCGGAATCGCTTTTTTGGTGCTCGGTGGAGTCCTCTATATGTTACTGAATCGGATCAGTCTTTCTTTCATGTCGATCCATCCCCAACCCGTGCCTAATTCATTTCTCAATCTTTTCAAAAATTTTTCCCCGGCTCTTCTTGCTGACACCTATCTCTTTTGGGGCAAAAAAATGATCCGGCAAATTCCTGCGTATTCGCTCGTTACAGAATGTCTTCTCAACGGCATTCTATTGTTGAGCGGAGTTTGGAAATGGATGGCTTATAAAAAGCAAAAAACCAGAAAAAAAACGAACTATATTTTATTGGTTTTGCTCCTTGGATTGTTGCCGCTCGGTATCAATTGCATTTTTATTATGACCGGTGGTTTTGCACATGACCTTATGTGTTATTCCTTCCCCCTAATTTACCTGCTTTTTCTGCTCGATCCTGCAGGAAACAGCCAAAAACAGCAGCCGATAAAAACGTTCCGAAAACGCTGTGGGCAAATGATTGCCTCTATTGTCATTGTATGTATGCTGTGGGGAAATATTGTCAGTGCGAATGTTTTATATACAAAAAAAGATCTGGAACAACGAGCGACTTATGCAAAAATGATTCAAATTTCGAATCGACTGCAAACAGAGCCCGGCTATGTTCCTGGTGAAACCGAAGTCGCTTTCATCGGTGGGGTGTCTCTGACACCACTCCCTATAAAATCAGATTATTATGCAGTCACCGGAGCAAGTGCTGAACCCATTTGGACCGGTGCTCCGAAACGAATCTTTAATCTCTATCAGGCGTATTTCCGATTTATTTTACAGACACCATTGAAATCTTGCTCCTATGAGGAGTTTGAAGCGCTAAAAAAGGATCCCCGCGTTCGAAAAATGGAGTTTTTCCCCGCAGAGTCTTCCTTACAATGGATCGATGGAATTGTAGTCTTCAAGATTTCTGAAGAGTAA
- the murJ gene encoding murein biosynthesis integral membrane protein MurJ, whose translation MIQYAAEMEKRMGSITAQLMLITLLSKCSGLLREIIFGAAFGTSMIKDIYVVSEATTAVLFGFLFMSIESCFIPMYNRIRNADGRKAADAFTANLTHILLLVTTGIVVLGILFMGPIIRVMAKGFTGERFTQTVAFARIEIFGLYFAALNCCFISYLNIYNNFRTPATTGILLNLVTVIFAILAAKLNNLYLLAVGAVVSTGLQYVLFPNAVRKTGYRHRLCLDFHDPYVREILRMALPVMLSVVVSDLSIIIDKTIATTVATEGGVSALDYGVKIYQLAYGIIVVSIVTAVFPRMSRMGQANDRRALKALTTRSITTGLLLVVPATVGLMLYATPVVRLFFERGAFTTLSTAMTAGALFWYAPMLIALMFSSIGTRAFYSVGDTRTPVHISMLQVGINIVLNLILSRFFGINGLAAATTISSFCTAYLTLALLRRHLGSLQLHGLATSLVKMSGAAALMGITSFAVFRGLHETNLALFIAIFFAVFIYAISLLFLNIPEVKQLVNAAYHKITRPSRRRHPR comes from the coding sequence ATGATACAATATGCCGCAGAAATGGAGAAAAGAATGGGCTCAATTACTGCACAACTCATGCTAATTACGCTTTTATCAAAATGCAGCGGACTACTCCGGGAAATCATATTCGGCGCCGCTTTTGGTACCTCGATGATTAAAGACATTTACGTCGTCTCTGAAGCCACCACGGCGGTGTTGTTTGGATTTCTATTTATGTCCATCGAATCCTGCTTTATTCCCATGTATAACCGCATCCGAAACGCCGACGGACGAAAAGCGGCGGATGCCTTCACCGCCAATTTGACGCACATTCTTTTACTCGTAACCACCGGCATCGTCGTATTGGGCATCCTCTTTATGGGTCCCATTATCCGGGTTATGGCCAAGGGTTTTACCGGCGAACGGTTCACGCAGACGGTCGCCTTCGCGCGAATTGAAATTTTCGGTCTGTACTTTGCCGCCTTGAACTGCTGTTTTATCAGCTACCTCAACATCTACAACAACTTTCGGACACCCGCGACCACAGGGATTCTCCTGAATCTTGTCACCGTCATTTTTGCCATCCTTGCGGCAAAGCTGAACAATTTATACCTGCTTGCCGTGGGCGCTGTCGTATCCACCGGGTTGCAATATGTCCTCTTCCCGAATGCCGTGCGAAAAACCGGCTATCGGCACCGTCTGTGCCTGGACTTTCACGACCCGTATGTGCGGGAAATTCTCCGCATGGCGCTGCCGGTCATGCTTTCCGTCGTCGTCTCGGATCTTTCGATTATCATCGATAAAACCATCGCCACCACCGTCGCAACGGAGGGCGGCGTCTCCGCATTGGACTACGGCGTAAAAATCTATCAATTGGCGTATGGCATCATTGTCGTTTCGATCGTAACTGCCGTGTTTCCCCGCATGTCTCGCATGGGACAGGCGAACGACCGACGCGCTCTGAAGGCACTCACCACGCGTTCCATTACTACGGGGCTGCTCCTTGTCGTCCCCGCCACCGTCGGACTCATGCTCTATGCCACACCCGTGGTCCGCCTTTTCTTTGAACGCGGTGCCTTCACCACACTGTCCACCGCCATGACCGCAGGCGCCCTGTTTTGGTATGCCCCGATGCTGATTGCGCTTATGTTTTCCAGCATCGGGACGCGCGCCTTTTATTCCGTCGGCGATACGCGAACGCCTGTGCACATTTCCATGCTTCAGGTCGGCATCAACATCGTACTGAACCTCATTTTATCCCGTTTTTTCGGCATCAATGGACTCGCGGCGGCCACTACGATTTCGAGTTTCTGTACGGCCTATCTGACGCTCGCGCTATTGCGCCGGCATCTCGGCTCGCTGCAGCTACACGGTCTTGCCACGAGCCTTGTAAAAATGAGCGGGGCAGCCGCTCTGATGGGGATTACCTCGTTTGCCGTTTTTCGTGGGCTTCATGAAACAAATCTTGCCCTGTTTATTGCCATCTTTTTTGCGGTTTTCATTTACGCCATATCTCTGTTATTCCTGAATATTCCGGAAGTCAAACAGCTCGTCAATGCAGCGTATCACAAGATCACGCGCCCCTCGCGAAGAAGGCACCCCCGCTGA